One Sediminibacillus dalangtanensis genomic region harbors:
- a CDS encoding ABC transporter ATP-binding protein, whose translation MAELSLKNIYKVYDKNVTAVEDFNLEIADKEFVVFVGPSGCGKSTTLRMIAGLEEISDGDFYIDNTRMNDVAPKDRDIAMVFQNYALYPHMNVYDNMAFGLKLRKFKKDEIDQRVQNAAKILGLEGYLDRKPKALSGGQRQRVALGRAIVRDAKVFLMDEPLSNLDAKLRVQMRAEIQKLHKRLQTTTIYVTHDQTEAMTMATRLVVLKDGIIQQVGAPKEVYDKPENVFVGGFIGSPSMNFLTGTLNEGEFQIGDIKIQVPEGKMKTLRAQNYVGKELLLGIRPEDMHDEPVFIESTPGTKITATIDVAELMGSESYLYSKVNDQDFIARVDSRTDINGGEKIDLALDMNKAHFFDIDSELRIR comes from the coding sequence ATGGCTGAACTTAGTCTGAAGAACATTTACAAGGTCTACGATAAAAACGTTACAGCGGTCGAAGATTTCAACCTGGAAATAGCCGATAAAGAGTTTGTGGTATTTGTCGGTCCTTCCGGTTGCGGAAAGTCTACTACTTTAAGAATGATTGCCGGCTTGGAAGAAATTTCAGACGGAGACTTTTATATTGATAACACCCGTATGAATGATGTGGCACCGAAGGATCGGGACATCGCCATGGTATTCCAAAACTATGCCTTATACCCGCATATGAATGTGTATGACAACATGGCTTTTGGATTGAAACTTCGTAAATTCAAAAAAGACGAAATCGATCAGCGTGTCCAAAACGCTGCTAAAATCCTCGGGCTTGAAGGGTATCTTGACCGTAAACCGAAAGCGTTGTCAGGTGGACAGCGTCAGCGTGTGGCACTTGGCCGTGCCATTGTACGGGATGCCAAAGTGTTCCTGATGGATGAGCCGCTTTCCAACCTGGATGCAAAACTAAGGGTGCAAATGCGTGCAGAAATCCAAAAACTGCATAAACGTCTGCAGACTACTACCATTTATGTTACCCACGACCAGACGGAAGCGATGACGATGGCAACCCGCCTAGTTGTATTAAAGGATGGTATCATCCAACAGGTGGGCGCTCCAAAAGAAGTATATGATAAACCGGAGAATGTTTTTGTTGGAGGATTTATCGGTTCTCCTTCCATGAACTTCCTGACAGGGACTTTGAATGAAGGCGAATTCCAAATCGGCGATATCAAAATTCAGGTTCCGGAAGGAAAAATGAAAACACTCCGCGCCCAAAATTATGTAGGCAAAGAATTACTTCTTGGCATTCGTCCAGAAGACATGCACGATGAACCAGTATTTATTGAGTCGACGCCAGGCACAAAAATCACTGCTACCATCGATGTTGCCGAATTGATGGGATCTGAATCCTATCTATACTCCAAAGTAAATGATCAGGATTTCATCGCCCGTGTAGATTCACGGACAGACATTAATGGCGGAGAAAAAATCGACTTGGCCCTTGATATGAACAAAGCCCACTTTTTCGATATAGATTCTGAATTAAGAATTAGATAA
- the wrbA gene encoding NAD(P)H:quinone oxidoreductase, whose translation MVKMAIFYYSSTGTNYQLAQWAESAAKDAGAEVRVRKIKELAPEEAIAQNPAWKEHYEATKDVPEATNDDLDWADGFIFSVPTRFGNVPSQAKQFFDQAGGLWAEGKLVNKVVSAMTSAQNPHGGQEATTLNLYTTMFHWGAIIVGPGYTDPVTFAAGGNPYGISVSVDQDGNMIEDVEAAVKHQAKRTVEVTKKIAE comes from the coding sequence ATGGTGAAAATGGCAATTTTTTATTATAGTTCCACGGGGACCAACTATCAATTGGCCCAATGGGCTGAATCTGCTGCAAAGGATGCAGGTGCTGAAGTCAGGGTCAGAAAGATTAAAGAACTTGCACCAGAAGAGGCGATAGCCCAAAATCCGGCTTGGAAAGAGCATTACGAGGCAACCAAAGATGTGCCGGAAGCGACTAATGATGATCTCGACTGGGCTGATGGATTTATTTTCAGTGTGCCGACCCGTTTTGGGAATGTCCCTTCGCAGGCTAAGCAGTTCTTCGACCAAGCTGGAGGACTATGGGCGGAAGGGAAGCTCGTCAACAAGGTAGTAAGCGCCATGACGTCTGCTCAAAATCCGCATGGTGGACAAGAAGCCACTACATTGAATTTATATACGACTATGTTCCATTGGGGAGCGATCATCGTCGGTCCTGGTTATACAGATCCGGTAACGTTTGCTGCCGGAGGAAACCCATATGGTATAAGTGTTAGTGTCGACCAGGATGGCAACATGATAGAGGATGTGGAAGCTGCTGTGAAGCATCAAGCGAAAAGAACAGTTGAAGTGACCAAAAAAATTGCAGAATAA
- a CDS encoding zinc dependent phospholipase C family protein yields MPNSWTHILFCEEIADSLTEENPFMQQDAYMKIGAQGPDPFFYHNFWPWKKSSPVNQIGTLLHTEKCGDFLIDLITEARDKTLAVQAYVFGFATHHILDRNAHPYIHYKAGYQGSNHQRLEIIIDTLVGEKMRHLKTWKAPVHKELDTGRRLGKDVAGLLTKLISKHYPDLSEDLGSEYVESAYRDMKRALRLLYDPYGWKNALFPSLVSAFSHRPVTDRADFLNESGSTWYHPATQEPSRESFWQLFEQARLEGIEIMNEVVGYWNSPSESTKEKLRTLIDNISYDTGKALHLGLTNQYSDPIV; encoded by the coding sequence ATGCCCAACAGTTGGACTCATATTTTATTTTGCGAAGAAATCGCCGATTCTTTGACGGAGGAAAACCCATTCATGCAGCAGGATGCCTATATGAAAATTGGCGCACAAGGGCCCGATCCATTTTTTTACCACAATTTTTGGCCCTGGAAAAAGTCCTCACCTGTAAACCAAATAGGTACCCTTTTGCATACGGAAAAGTGTGGTGATTTCCTGATCGATCTCATCACAGAAGCGAGGGACAAAACACTTGCCGTACAAGCCTATGTATTTGGATTTGCCACCCATCATATTCTTGATCGGAATGCCCATCCTTATATCCACTACAAAGCAGGGTATCAAGGCAGTAACCATCAGCGTTTAGAAATTATCATCGATACCTTGGTCGGAGAAAAAATGCGTCATTTAAAAACTTGGAAAGCTCCTGTCCATAAGGAATTGGATACCGGGCGTCGTCTAGGCAAAGACGTAGCTGGGTTGCTGACCAAGTTGATCAGCAAACATTATCCAGACCTGTCTGAAGACCTGGGAAGCGAATACGTAGAGTCCGCTTATCGTGACATGAAACGTGCTCTGCGGCTGCTTTATGATCCATATGGTTGGAAAAATGCTTTGTTCCCGTCACTCGTTTCTGCTTTTTCCCATCGGCCGGTAACAGATCGTGCTGATTTTCTCAATGAGTCGGGCTCTACCTGGTATCACCCGGCAACACAAGAGCCTTCCAGAGAAAGCTTTTGGCAATTGTTCGAACAGGCAAGGCTGGAAGGAATCGAAATCATGAATGAAGTAGTTGGTTACTGGAACAGTCCTTCAGAATCAACGAAAGAAAAATTGCGAACATTGATCGATAACATCTCCTACGATACCGGCAAAGCCCTTCACTTAGGGTTGACCAATCAATACAGTGATCCAATCGTTTGA
- a CDS encoding alpha/beta-type small acid-soluble spore protein — MASNNSNQLLVPGIEQALDQMKVEIAQEFGVNLGADTVSRANGSVGGEITKRLVRTAQQQMGGSQQF, encoded by the coding sequence ATGGCAAGCAACAACTCTAATCAATTACTCGTGCCTGGTATCGAGCAAGCATTGGATCAAATGAAAGTCGAAATCGCCCAAGAATTCGGCGTTAACCTTGGCGCTGATACAGTATCTCGTGCTAATGGTTCTGTAGGTGGAGAGATCACCAAGCGTCTTGTAAGAACTGCTCAACAGCAAATGGGCGGTTCACAACAATTTTAA
- the fumC gene encoding class II fumarate hydratase has protein sequence MDYRIEKDTLGEMHVAADKFWGAQTQRSKQNFPIGSEKMPQEVIDGFAVLKKSAAMANRDLGLLEEDKAEAIAYAADKILAGELKEHFPLVVWQTGSGTQSNMNVNEVIAYVGNQWLDEKNSEYKLHPNDDVNKSQSSNDTYPTALHIGAVLKLEDTVLPALDILKQTLKEKMEAFQDIVKIGRTHLQDATPLTLGQEISGWHRMLEKSEAMLVDSIRYVKELAIGGTAVGTGLNAHPEFSERVCKKINEYTGKDFVSAPNKFHALTSHDELVHSHGALKALAADLMKIANDVRWLASGPRCGIGEITIPANEPGSSIMPGKVNPTQSEAVTMVAVQVMGNDAAIGFAASQGNFELNVFKPVIAHNFIQSAQLLADSMLSFDERCVKGLEPNLENIEKNLKDSLMLVTALNPHIGYENAAKIAKKAFADNTTLKQAAVDSGLLTAEQFDEYINPKEMTYPK, from the coding sequence ATGGATTATCGGATCGAAAAAGATACTTTGGGGGAAATGCACGTTGCGGCGGATAAATTTTGGGGAGCACAAACGCAACGAAGCAAGCAAAACTTTCCGATTGGTTCGGAAAAAATGCCACAGGAAGTCATTGATGGTTTTGCGGTTTTGAAAAAAAGTGCTGCGATGGCTAATCGTGACCTTGGCCTGCTGGAAGAAGATAAAGCGGAAGCAATTGCTTATGCAGCAGACAAAATTTTGGCAGGGGAACTGAAGGAACATTTTCCACTCGTTGTATGGCAGACAGGGAGCGGCACGCAATCCAATATGAACGTTAACGAAGTAATTGCCTATGTGGGAAACCAGTGGCTGGACGAGAAAAACAGTGAATACAAGCTTCATCCGAACGATGACGTTAATAAATCGCAAAGTTCGAATGATACATATCCGACCGCTTTGCATATCGGGGCTGTGCTCAAATTAGAGGATACTGTACTGCCTGCCCTTGACATCTTGAAACAAACATTAAAAGAAAAAATGGAAGCGTTTCAGGATATTGTGAAAATCGGCCGGACCCATTTACAGGATGCGACTCCGCTAACGCTGGGACAGGAAATCAGTGGTTGGCACCGAATGCTTGAAAAGTCAGAGGCAATGCTGGTCGACAGTATTCGTTATGTAAAAGAATTGGCGATCGGCGGTACAGCAGTAGGTACAGGGTTAAACGCTCATCCGGAATTTTCGGAACGCGTTTGTAAAAAAATCAACGAGTATACCGGCAAGGATTTTGTATCTGCTCCAAATAAGTTCCATGCGCTGACGAGCCATGACGAATTGGTCCATTCTCACGGCGCATTGAAAGCTTTGGCGGCAGATTTGATGAAGATTGCCAATGATGTACGTTGGCTAGCTAGTGGTCCGCGTTGTGGCATCGGGGAAATTACCATTCCAGCAAACGAACCAGGCAGTTCTATAATGCCGGGAAAAGTAAATCCTACGCAAAGCGAAGCGGTTACCATGGTTGCAGTCCAAGTAATGGGCAACGATGCTGCGATTGGTTTCGCGGCCAGTCAAGGTAACTTTGAACTAAATGTCTTTAAACCAGTTATCGCCCACAACTTTATCCAGTCTGCCCAATTATTGGCGGACAGCATGCTTTCCTTTGATGAGCGCTGTGTAAAAGGTTTGGAACCCAATCTGGAAAATATCGAGAAAAACCTGAAGGATTCGCTTATGCTGGTAACGGCACTGAATCCGCATATCGGTTATGAAAATGCTGCAAAAATAGCCAAAAAAGCTTTTGCTGATAATACAACACTAAAACAAGCAGCAGTCGATTCTGGCCTGTTGACCGCAGAGCAGTTTGACGAATACATCAACCCAAAAGAAATGACGTATCCGAAATAA
- a CDS encoding MFS transporter → MHATNNPHQESEIHEKRWAIVSLASIPLIMTLGNSMLIPVLPLMEKEMDITKLQSSYIITVYSIVAIFFIPMAGFLSDRFGRKVVIVPSLIVVGLGGLLSGYASWKLSDPFPYILLGRILQGIGTSGTAPIVLPLVGDMFRREKDVSATLGLIETSNTFGKVLSPILGSLLAGVIWFLPFWAIPVFCAISLLMILLLVRKPKNDKKGPPFKEFWKNTRKTFHKHGGWLSAVFAIGAILMFILFGILFYLSSVLEDQYHFSGIKKGFYLAGPLAALCLASYTTGKVIKDDLVKMKWITFSGILLSGLSVVAVRFSDQFVYLLIVFLLCGVGIGAGLPCLDALITESIEKGVRGTITCIYSSARYLGVAAGPPIIALLMKTNLTWMVVLLAGLAVVAAFLSFKTIRPEADGEKA, encoded by the coding sequence ATGCATGCCACGAACAATCCGCACCAGGAAAGCGAAATACACGAAAAGAGATGGGCAATCGTTTCACTGGCTTCGATTCCGCTTATCATGACGTTGGGAAACTCGATGCTTATCCCGGTATTGCCGTTAATGGAAAAGGAAATGGATATTACCAAACTGCAATCAAGTTATATTATCACGGTCTATTCCATTGTAGCCATCTTTTTTATTCCCATGGCTGGATTTCTGTCCGATCGTTTTGGAAGGAAGGTCGTGATTGTTCCGTCCCTGATAGTCGTCGGGCTGGGAGGGTTGTTATCTGGATATGCTTCCTGGAAGTTGAGTGATCCATTTCCGTATATTTTGCTTGGCCGGATCCTTCAAGGAATAGGAACCTCAGGAACCGCACCGATTGTGTTGCCCCTGGTTGGAGACATGTTCCGCAGGGAGAAGGATGTGAGTGCAACACTTGGGCTGATTGAAACATCTAACACGTTTGGCAAAGTGTTAAGCCCTATTTTAGGCTCATTGCTGGCTGGAGTTATTTGGTTTTTACCATTTTGGGCCATCCCTGTATTTTGTGCGATTTCTTTACTTATGATCTTACTATTGGTACGTAAGCCGAAAAATGATAAAAAAGGACCGCCTTTCAAGGAATTCTGGAAGAATACCCGGAAAACCTTCCATAAACACGGGGGATGGTTGTCGGCAGTATTTGCCATAGGTGCGATTCTTATGTTTATTTTGTTTGGTATTTTGTTTTATTTATCGAGTGTTTTAGAAGATCAATATCATTTTTCTGGTATAAAAAAAGGTTTTTACTTGGCAGGTCCATTGGCCGCCCTCTGTCTGGCTTCTTACACAACTGGAAAAGTGATTAAAGATGACCTGGTGAAGATGAAATGGATAACTTTTTCCGGGATTCTGTTGTCCGGACTTTCGGTAGTTGCTGTCCGATTTTCTGATCAGTTTGTTTATTTATTGATTGTCTTTTTACTTTGCGGCGTCGGAATAGGGGCTGGTCTTCCATGTTTAGACGCCTTGATCACTGAAAGTATCGAAAAGGGTGTCAGAGGGACTATTACATGTATTTACAGCTCTGCCCGTTATTTAGGTGTGGCAGCAGGACCACCGATAATCGCGTTGTTAATGAAGACCAATTTGACTTGGATGGTAGTCTTACTTGCTGGCCTTGCGGTCGTGGCTGCTTTTCTTTCCTTTAAAACGATCCGGCCGGAAGCAGACGGGGAAAAAGCATAA
- a CDS encoding PucR family transcriptional regulator yields the protein MINKLRAVFPGLIEYRPEEQPDIDAYRWFTTDKNEIVGIPEKELTEKDLLLLEAFLQSYHFRHAPLNQQELAWTELLLHGTPSDQVPEIKGDAYRFIYFHLSESTIEPAAFREAIAGFYPEFVPIVWISANQGVIVEQGREPDDGKISYGQITDLLMSDFYMKVHLFIGPSFSDLVHARKRFQKGAEWFETVRRYTKSSVLSFIDAVPYLILSQSSVRNEEIVSAVFQDTLEEKELLATIQTFLECNSNATMAAKELYMHRNSLQYRVDKFIEKTGIDVKQFKGALTVYLALMINQIR from the coding sequence ATGATTAACAAACTACGCGCTGTTTTTCCCGGACTAATTGAATACCGCCCGGAAGAGCAGCCAGACATAGATGCTTACCGATGGTTTACTACGGATAAAAACGAAATAGTCGGCATCCCTGAAAAGGAACTTACGGAAAAGGATCTGCTTCTCCTGGAAGCCTTCCTTCAGTCTTATCATTTCCGTCATGCACCATTGAACCAACAGGAGCTCGCTTGGACGGAACTTCTCCTTCATGGCACACCGTCTGATCAGGTGCCAGAGATAAAGGGCGATGCTTACCGTTTTATTTATTTTCATTTATCTGAATCCACTATTGAACCAGCAGCTTTTCGGGAGGCTATTGCCGGCTTTTATCCTGAATTCGTCCCCATCGTTTGGATTTCAGCCAATCAAGGGGTCATCGTTGAACAAGGCCGCGAGCCAGATGATGGGAAAATCAGCTATGGACAAATCACCGATTTGTTAATGAGCGACTTTTACATGAAAGTCCATCTTTTTATCGGACCGTCTTTTTCTGATTTAGTCCACGCTCGCAAACGTTTTCAAAAAGGCGCGGAATGGTTTGAAACGGTTCGCAGGTACACCAAAAGCTCTGTGCTATCTTTTATCGACGCTGTTCCGTACCTCATTCTGTCGCAGTCGAGCGTACGAAACGAAGAGATTGTTTCCGCTGTTTTTCAGGATACGTTGGAAGAGAAAGAATTGCTGGCGACCATTCAGACGTTTCTTGAATGTAACTCCAATGCCACCATGGCTGCCAAAGAACTATATATGCACCGCAACAGCCTTCAGTACCGTGTAGACAAATTCATTGAAAAAACCGGGATCGACGTCAAACAGTTCAAGGGCGCTTTAACGGTTTATTTAGCGTTAATGATTAACCAAATACGCTGA
- a CDS encoding M15 family metallopeptidase, whose translation MKGKALLITAALGAVLFGCQQNEEPKQGEDTKASQTELDDKQASDQSDSQDGNQESERDQAGQKGDENSENSSGNLEKPEDGEVVTVEDPESTLVLVNKQFKLPDGYEPPDLIAPDVPFYFDEDLEKRYMREEAAHALEDLFNEAEEAGLDLVAASGYRSYERQEEIYQQNVDSMGQEEADKFSARPGNSEHQTGLAMDVTSAEMAFSLEQSFKQTDEGTWLAENAHHYGFIIRYPEGKDHITGYSYEPWHIRYVGEKAAEKIYQQDLTLEEYLFSE comes from the coding sequence ATGAAGGGAAAAGCATTACTCATAACGGCGGCTCTTGGAGCCGTGTTGTTTGGCTGTCAGCAGAATGAAGAACCGAAGCAGGGTGAGGATACCAAAGCCAGTCAAACGGAACTGGATGATAAGCAAGCCTCTGACCAATCGGATTCCCAGGATGGGAATCAGGAGTCCGAACGGGATCAGGCAGGGCAAAAAGGTGACGAAAACAGTGAAAATAGCAGTGGAAATCTGGAAAAACCGGAGGACGGGGAAGTAGTTACCGTAGAGGATCCGGAAAGTACATTGGTGCTTGTCAATAAACAGTTTAAGCTTCCGGACGGTTATGAGCCACCCGACCTGATTGCGCCGGACGTGCCGTTTTATTTTGATGAAGATTTGGAAAAACGCTATATGCGCGAAGAAGCAGCGCATGCATTAGAAGATTTGTTCAACGAGGCCGAGGAGGCCGGCCTGGATTTGGTTGCTGCTTCCGGCTACCGCTCTTATGAACGCCAGGAAGAAATTTATCAGCAAAACGTCGACAGTATGGGACAGGAGGAAGCTGACAAATTCTCGGCACGGCCTGGCAATAGTGAGCATCAGACTGGCCTGGCCATGGATGTGACGTCAGCGGAGATGGCTTTCTCACTGGAGCAGTCCTTTAAACAGACCGATGAAGGGACATGGTTGGCAGAGAATGCCCATCATTACGGTTTTATTATCCGTTATCCAGAAGGAAAAGATCACATTACCGGCTATAGTTATGAGCCGTGGCATATCCGATATGTCGGGGAAAAGGCTGCCGAGAAAATCTACCAACAAGATTTGACTTTGGAAGAATACCTGTTTTCTGAATAA
- a CDS encoding alpha/beta-type small acid-soluble spore protein: MASNNNNQLLVPGVEQALDQMKVEIAQEFGVNLGADTTSRANGSVGGEITKRLVRTAQQQMGGTQQS, from the coding sequence ATGGCAAGCAACAATAACAATCAATTGCTAGTACCAGGAGTAGAGCAAGCGTTAGATCAAATGAAAGTCGAAATCGCACAAGAATTCGGCGTTAACCTTGGCGCTGACACCACCTCTCGTGCCAACGGATCTGTTGGTGGAGAAATCACGAAACGTCTTGTAAGAACTGCCCAACAACAAATGGGTGGTACTCAACAATCATAA
- a CDS encoding YihY/virulence factor BrkB family protein → MSKVIAYGKELGKEFKKDDATTLAAAQAFYYLLAIVPLLILLLSILPYLSIDPQRAVSFVENVVPSEIAGTFEDTVVNVVSNQRGGLLTVGILGTLWSASRAVNAFIDASNHAYNVEETRSFIKVRLLSLGLTLGMVLALAVALVLPIFGGVLLDFVNSLIQLPSGTEVLINILRWVISIFVMIVILTALYWLAPNIDFPIRQVVPGAVCAAVIWQVISFGFSFYLGNFSNYSATYGSLGGVVILLLWFFLTGLTLVIGAEINAIYHRKKRAREDVSA, encoded by the coding sequence ATGAGTAAAGTGATCGCGTACGGCAAAGAACTTGGAAAAGAGTTTAAAAAAGACGACGCAACTACTTTGGCGGCTGCCCAGGCATTTTATTATCTTCTGGCCATTGTTCCATTATTGATTTTGTTATTGTCGATTCTTCCTTACTTGTCGATCGACCCGCAGCGGGCGGTAAGCTTTGTGGAAAACGTGGTCCCATCTGAAATCGCCGGTACTTTTGAGGATACAGTTGTCAATGTTGTCAGTAACCAGCGCGGCGGTTTGCTGACGGTCGGTATTTTGGGTACTCTTTGGTCTGCTTCTAGGGCTGTCAACGCTTTTATCGATGCATCCAATCATGCTTATAATGTAGAAGAAACGAGATCTTTTATCAAAGTGAGGCTATTATCCCTCGGTTTGACATTAGGAATGGTGCTGGCGCTGGCAGTTGCTCTCGTTCTGCCGATTTTTGGAGGTGTTTTACTTGATTTTGTCAATTCATTAATCCAATTACCAAGCGGAACAGAGGTACTGATAAATATTTTGCGTTGGGTGATCAGTATCTTCGTGATGATTGTGATTTTAACAGCACTGTATTGGCTGGCGCCTAACATCGATTTTCCAATTCGCCAGGTAGTACCCGGGGCCGTTTGTGCTGCAGTAATATGGCAGGTCATTTCTTTTGGTTTTTCCTTTTATTTGGGGAACTTCAGCAACTATTCAGCTACTTACGGGAGTCTCGGCGGGGTAGTCATTCTCTTGCTTTGGTTCTTTCTGACAGGCCTGACACTCGTCATTGGAGCGGAAATCAATGCCATTTATCATCGGAAAAAGCGGGCTCGTGAAGACGTAAGTGCTTGA
- a CDS encoding IDEAL domain-containing protein, which produces MKKHKINYRLQAFGTNRKRKIVARREISYEIRLATQLLLDELCFNWNKSRLEAQINNSIDASDREAFLSLSEQYQSYVKE; this is translated from the coding sequence ATGAAAAAGCATAAAATCAATTATAGATTACAGGCTTTTGGAACCAATAGGAAAAGGAAAATCGTGGCTAGACGTGAAATCTCCTATGAAATTAGGCTGGCTACTCAATTACTCCTCGACGAATTATGTTTTAACTGGAACAAATCACGCTTAGAAGCTCAAATCAACAACTCGATTGATGCAAGTGACAGAGAAGCTTTCCTTTCCTTAAGCGAGCAATATCAGTCTTATGTTAAGGAATAA
- a CDS encoding MFS transporter, protein MKNKRVRSWLLYDWGNSAFATTIMAAILPVFYYDVAAQGLPENTAASYWGYSQSLAVLLVAVMSPILGAISDYSAAKKQFLRFFAFMGMIASVLLAFVGEGDYLFASILLIIGTIGFSGGNVFYDAFLPEIAEGDNIDRISTRGFAYGYIGGGLLLAVNVLMLLKHDWFGMPDQAIASRVSFATVGLWWFVFSIPLFRNIQEEKKHQQQRSQSYVVIGFKRVAGTFRDLKQYRQLLVFLLAFWLYNDGVSTIIKMATIYGKDIGIDTNSLITALLITQFIGIPSTFFFGWLAGKITAKRALLISLYTYVAIVILGFFMVSAFHFYLLAVCVGLVQGGAQALSRSIYGRMVPGDRHAEFYGFYGISSKFAAVFGPFLFGFVGQLTGSSRYGIFSLLLFFIAGIVLLQMVNIDKGIEEANKQTNDDLKVEVH, encoded by the coding sequence ATGAAAAACAAACGGGTGCGCAGCTGGCTCTTATATGATTGGGGGAATTCTGCTTTCGCCACTACAATCATGGCGGCTATCTTACCAGTGTTTTATTACGATGTGGCTGCCCAAGGGCTTCCGGAAAACACGGCAGCGAGTTACTGGGGCTACTCCCAGTCCTTGGCGGTGTTGCTTGTTGCAGTCATGTCTCCAATCTTGGGGGCAATCAGTGACTATTCGGCAGCCAAAAAACAGTTTTTGCGTTTTTTTGCCTTTATGGGAATGATAGCAAGTGTACTTCTGGCTTTTGTCGGTGAAGGCGACTATTTATTTGCTTCGATCCTTTTAATTATCGGTACCATCGGGTTTTCAGGCGGAAATGTGTTTTATGATGCTTTTTTACCGGAAATAGCAGAGGGGGACAATATCGATCGCATTTCAACCAGGGGATTTGCCTATGGTTATATTGGCGGCGGACTGTTACTGGCTGTAAACGTTCTGATGCTGCTGAAACATGATTGGTTCGGCATGCCCGATCAGGCGATTGCAAGCCGTGTGTCCTTTGCCACAGTCGGACTTTGGTGGTTCGTTTTTTCGATTCCGCTATTCCGGAATATACAGGAGGAAAAGAAGCACCAACAGCAGCGCAGCCAGTCTTACGTAGTGATTGGTTTCAAACGGGTGGCTGGCACGTTCAGGGATCTAAAGCAGTATCGTCAGCTCTTAGTATTCTTGTTGGCTTTTTGGTTATATAATGATGGTGTTTCTACCATTATTAAAATGGCCACCATTTACGGGAAAGATATTGGTATTGATACTAATTCGCTGATAACCGCTCTTTTGATTACGCAGTTTATTGGCATTCCTTCCACATTCTTCTTCGGCTGGCTTGCAGGAAAAATCACGGCAAAGAGGGCATTGCTGATTTCCCTTTACACATACGTGGCCATCGTCATCTTAGGATTTTTTATGGTTTCTGCTTTTCATTTTTATTTACTGGCGGTTTGTGTCGGACTGGTTCAAGGCGGAGCGCAGGCATTGAGCCGTTCGATTTACGGAAGGATGGTACCGGGGGATAGACATGCGGAATTTTACGGATTTTATGGAATTTCTTCTAAATTCGCGGCCGTTTTTGGTCCGTTTCTGTTTGGATTTGTTGGACAGTTAACTGGTTCCAGCAGGTACGGGATTTTTTCCTTACTGCTTTTCTTTATAGCCGGGATCGTCCTCTTGCAAATGGTCAATATAGATAAAGGAATCGAGGAAGCGAACAAACAGACGAACGATGATTTAAAAGTGGAAGTACATTGA